The Plectropomus leopardus isolate mb chromosome 22, YSFRI_Pleo_2.0, whole genome shotgun sequence genome includes a window with the following:
- the ccdc59 gene encoding thyroid transcription factor 1-associated protein 26 homolog: protein MAPTDQKMKNKKFTAKGGNWKKSQNNAPGVKKRKWIPENKVYEGSVKEGQGFALKRKQKVKHEYNKLLRREKKKKKNPEFNELYKEDYPEHLRHLYMAEAEKLKNEAWTNRLNRSKLRMKGQEKGEETGENDAAAQQSEAAEPDPEVTGGSEQTDSVNPEPTAASEKDSLPMSNRMRKKLLKKTSYQKTKEEFEAIREKRKKKKEEYLKNKQQREEAIQRYKQKKMETFQMLSKKTKKGQPNLNLQMEYLLQKITKGGGK, encoded by the exons ATGGCGCCGAcggatcaaaaaatgaagaataagaAGTTTACAGCGAAAGGTGGTAACTGGAAGAAATCGCAAAATAACGCACCGGGTGTCAAGAAGAGGAAATGGATTCCCGAAAATAAAGTGTACGAAGGCAGCGTCAAAGAAG GTCAGGGATTTGCTTTAAAGAGGAAGCAAAAAGTCAAACATGAGTACAACAAGCTGCTGCggagggagaagaagaagaagaagaacccTGAGTTCAACGAATTGTACAAGGAGGATTACCCAGAACACCTCAGGCATCTCTACATGGCCGAGGCAGAGAAACTGAAGAACGAGGCCTGGACCAACAGATTGAACAGGAGTAAACTGAGAATGAAAGGGCAGGAGAAGGGAGAGGAGACAGGTGAAAATGATGCTGCTGCTCAACAGAGTGAAGCTGCTGAACCAGATCCAGAAGTTACTGGTGGATCTGAGCAGACAGATTCTGTAAATCCTGAGCCAACAGCAGCTTCAGAGAAAGACAG TCTTCCAATGAGTAACCGCATGAGGAAAAAACTGCTGAAGAAGACGTCCTACCAGAAGACGAAAGAGGAATTTGAGGCAATCAGAGAAAAacggaaaaagaagaaagag GAGTACCTGAAGAACAAGCAGCAAAGAGAAGAAGCCATTCAGAggtacaaacagaaaaagatggaGACGTTTCAGATGCTGAGCAAAAAGACCAAGAAAGGACAGCCCAATCTGAACCTCCAAATGGAGTATTTGCTTCAAAAGATCACTAAAGGAGGTGGGAAATGA
- the mettl25 gene encoding methyltransferase-like protein 25 isoform X2 — MFSSSHSLAEIQRRIDKVKRFLSVTLSIANAHTVESFYTHDVWSRFMCVCPEEVLSAVSSFSEQQREPELKTAEQSRTTFGFCDDTKRLVDTCELLQAARAHSLPGLGVCMSRDELLQALRSNAPPAGTAELETDEFMNSKKSHEVQSMSEVVACLAQHCRVKQVIDVGSGKGYLSSFLSLQYGLRVYGIDSSSTNTHGAQERNRKLKKFSRAYQKRNKAARAQGEVTNSPQEELVEIKPGLDRDDDVLDIDGAGTVSKEEEKVSLSDINTAVESYSEPEELFLSALSVDAIQPTSPRIPPSQLSTEERERRKRENLERKAQNRSTSSSVMFSPLTSYVTAETELRELINELEDAVMVGLHTCGDLAPSTLRMFVAKAELAAVCSVGCCYHLLSEEFDPAGQESSHGVCGFPLSQYLHDQSWFCGRNARMSACLALERVSLGQGIQMESLFYRAVLHVILRDHYSCFKSEKRVGNVYSKAKSFVDYVRRALRKLELDESKLSDSDIQDYHDTYRPRMDEMHAFNLLKVTLAPCIEGLVLLDRLCYLKEQEDLPFSALVQLFDPLLSPRCYAVVGLKSYEDRISF; from the exons atgttttcctCCTCACACAGCCTCGCAGAAATTCAACGTCGAATAGATAAAGTGAAACGGTTTCTGTCTGTGACTTTGAGCATCGCCAATGCCCACACTGTGGAGAGTTTTTACACCCACGACGTGTGGAGCCgcttcatgtgtgtgtgtcctgaggAGGTCCTGTCAGCTGTGAGCTCCTTTAGTgagcagcagagggagccaGAGCTCAAAactgcag AGCAGTCCAGGACCACATTCGGGTTTTGCGATGATACAAAGCGGCTGGTTGATACCTGTGAGCTGCTGCAGGCGGCCAGGGCCCACTCTCTGCCGGGCCTTGGAGTCTGCATGAGCAGAGACGAGCTCCTGCAGGCCCTCAGGTCTAATGCTCCACCTGCAGGGACAG CAGAGCTGGAGACGGATGAGTTCATGAACTCGAAGAAGTCTCATGAGGTCCAGTCCATGTCTGAGGTGGTGGCGTGTCTGGCTCAGCACTGTCGGGTCAAACAG GTGATAGATGTAGGCTCGGGGAAGGGCTACCTGAGCTCCTTCCTGTCTCTGCAGTACGGCCTCCGGGTCTACGGCATCGACTCATCCAGCACCAACACCCACGGAGCCCAGGAGAGGAACAGGAAGCTGAAGAAGTTCTCCAGGGCGTATCAGAAACGCAACAAGGCTGCGAGAGCACAGGGAGAGGTCACAAATTCACCCCAGGAGGAGTTAGTAGAAATAAAGCCGGGACTGGATCGAGACGATGATGTGTTAGATATTGATGGAGCAGGAACTGTGtcaaaagaagaggagaaagtcAGCCTATCAGACATCAACACTGCAGTGGAAAGCTATTCAGAGCCAGAGGAGCTTTTCCTTAGCGCCCTATCAGTGGATGCAATACAGCCTACATCTCCCAGAATTCCCCCCAGCCAGCTGAGTAccgaggagagagagaggagaaagagggagaaccTGGAGAGGAAAGCTCAGAACAGAAGCACCAGCTCCAGCGTCATGTTTTCTCCCCTCACGTCATACGTTACTGCGGAAACGGAGCTCCGAGAGCTCATCAACGAGCTGGAG GATGCGGTCATGGTCGGCCTGCACACGTGTGGCGACTTGGCTCCCAGCACCCTGAGGATGTTTGTGGCTAAAGCGGAGCTGGCCGCAGTCTGCAGCGTGGGCTGCTGCTATCACCTGCTGTCTGAGGAGTTCGACCCTGCCGGACAGg AGAGTTCGCACGGCGTGTGTGGTTTCCCTCTGAGTCAGTACCTCCACGACCAGTCGTGGTTCTGCGGAAGGAACGCCAGGATGTCGGCATGTTTG GCACTCGAGAGAGTTTCCCTCGGCCAAGGG attcaGATGGAGTCTCTGTTTTATCGGGCGGTTCTTCATGTAATTCTGAGGGATCACTACAGCTGCTTTAAAAG TGAAAAGAGAGTTGGGAATGTCTACTCCAAGGCTAAATCCTTTGTGGACTACGTTCGCCGAGCTCTACGCAAACTGGAACTGGATGAATCGAAG CTCTCTGACAGCGACATCCAGGATTACCACGACACATACAGACCACGAATGGACGAGATGCACGCCTTTAATTTG ttgaaaGTAACCCTGGCTCCCTGTATTGAAGGTCTGGTTTTGCTCGATCGCCTCTGCTACCTGAAAGAACAG GAGGATTTACCATTCTCTGCACTGGTGCAACTCTTTGATCCCCTGCTGTCACCGAGATGTTACGCCGTCGTCGGACTGAAGAGTTATGAGGACAGAATTTCATTTTGA
- the mettl25 gene encoding methyltransferase-like protein 25 isoform X1: protein MFSSSHSLAEIQRRIDKVKRFLSVTLSIANAHTVESFYTHDVWSRFMCVCPEEVLSAVSSFSEQQREPELKTAEQSRTTFGFCDDTKRLVDTCELLQAARAHSLPGLGVCMSRDELLQALRSNAPPAGTGAELETDEFMNSKKSHEVQSMSEVVACLAQHCRVKQVIDVGSGKGYLSSFLSLQYGLRVYGIDSSSTNTHGAQERNRKLKKFSRAYQKRNKAARAQGEVTNSPQEELVEIKPGLDRDDDVLDIDGAGTVSKEEEKVSLSDINTAVESYSEPEELFLSALSVDAIQPTSPRIPPSQLSTEERERRKRENLERKAQNRSTSSSVMFSPLTSYVTAETELRELINELEDAVMVGLHTCGDLAPSTLRMFVAKAELAAVCSVGCCYHLLSEEFDPAGQESSHGVCGFPLSQYLHDQSWFCGRNARMSACLALERVSLGQGIQMESLFYRAVLHVILRDHYSCFKSEKRVGNVYSKAKSFVDYVRRALRKLELDESKLSDSDIQDYHDTYRPRMDEMHAFNLLKVTLAPCIEGLVLLDRLCYLKEQEDLPFSALVQLFDPLLSPRCYAVVGLKSYEDRISF from the exons atgttttcctCCTCACACAGCCTCGCAGAAATTCAACGTCGAATAGATAAAGTGAAACGGTTTCTGTCTGTGACTTTGAGCATCGCCAATGCCCACACTGTGGAGAGTTTTTACACCCACGACGTGTGGAGCCgcttcatgtgtgtgtgtcctgaggAGGTCCTGTCAGCTGTGAGCTCCTTTAGTgagcagcagagggagccaGAGCTCAAAactgcag AGCAGTCCAGGACCACATTCGGGTTTTGCGATGATACAAAGCGGCTGGTTGATACCTGTGAGCTGCTGCAGGCGGCCAGGGCCCACTCTCTGCCGGGCCTTGGAGTCTGCATGAGCAGAGACGAGCTCCTGCAGGCCCTCAGGTCTAATGCTCCACCTGCAGGGACAG GAGCAGAGCTGGAGACGGATGAGTTCATGAACTCGAAGAAGTCTCATGAGGTCCAGTCCATGTCTGAGGTGGTGGCGTGTCTGGCTCAGCACTGTCGGGTCAAACAG GTGATAGATGTAGGCTCGGGGAAGGGCTACCTGAGCTCCTTCCTGTCTCTGCAGTACGGCCTCCGGGTCTACGGCATCGACTCATCCAGCACCAACACCCACGGAGCCCAGGAGAGGAACAGGAAGCTGAAGAAGTTCTCCAGGGCGTATCAGAAACGCAACAAGGCTGCGAGAGCACAGGGAGAGGTCACAAATTCACCCCAGGAGGAGTTAGTAGAAATAAAGCCGGGACTGGATCGAGACGATGATGTGTTAGATATTGATGGAGCAGGAACTGTGtcaaaagaagaggagaaagtcAGCCTATCAGACATCAACACTGCAGTGGAAAGCTATTCAGAGCCAGAGGAGCTTTTCCTTAGCGCCCTATCAGTGGATGCAATACAGCCTACATCTCCCAGAATTCCCCCCAGCCAGCTGAGTAccgaggagagagagaggagaaagagggagaaccTGGAGAGGAAAGCTCAGAACAGAAGCACCAGCTCCAGCGTCATGTTTTCTCCCCTCACGTCATACGTTACTGCGGAAACGGAGCTCCGAGAGCTCATCAACGAGCTGGAG GATGCGGTCATGGTCGGCCTGCACACGTGTGGCGACTTGGCTCCCAGCACCCTGAGGATGTTTGTGGCTAAAGCGGAGCTGGCCGCAGTCTGCAGCGTGGGCTGCTGCTATCACCTGCTGTCTGAGGAGTTCGACCCTGCCGGACAGg AGAGTTCGCACGGCGTGTGTGGTTTCCCTCTGAGTCAGTACCTCCACGACCAGTCGTGGTTCTGCGGAAGGAACGCCAGGATGTCGGCATGTTTG GCACTCGAGAGAGTTTCCCTCGGCCAAGGG attcaGATGGAGTCTCTGTTTTATCGGGCGGTTCTTCATGTAATTCTGAGGGATCACTACAGCTGCTTTAAAAG TGAAAAGAGAGTTGGGAATGTCTACTCCAAGGCTAAATCCTTTGTGGACTACGTTCGCCGAGCTCTACGCAAACTGGAACTGGATGAATCGAAG CTCTCTGACAGCGACATCCAGGATTACCACGACACATACAGACCACGAATGGACGAGATGCACGCCTTTAATTTG ttgaaaGTAACCCTGGCTCCCTGTATTGAAGGTCTGGTTTTGCTCGATCGCCTCTGCTACCTGAAAGAACAG GAGGATTTACCATTCTCTGCACTGGTGCAACTCTTTGATCCCCTGCTGTCACCGAGATGTTACGCCGTCGTCGGACTGAAGAGTTATGAGGACAGAATTTCATTTTGA